The following nucleotide sequence is from Dehalogenimonas formicexedens.
GGCTCCCTCAGTCTATCCCGAAATGACTGAGAAACTCGTAGCATGGGGCATTACTTCTGTTTCGGTCAGTCCGGATATGATCGGCACGACCAGGGAAATCATCGCCAAGGCCGAAGCTAAGGTCCATGGTTAGCCTGTCTTAAAGGTTTTACTTTCACAATAATAGTCTTTCCATTCCCTTTGGAAAATTTAAGGTCGGGGACAGTATTGAGGCAGTTCGCCCCCAGGATTGGGCACTTGACAATCTTTGGGCGAACTGTTGTCATTTTTCGGGATATAGCCGAACGTTGTTTTCGGATTGACCGCAGAGGCACATCCTGATGACCAACCCCTCCGATATCCGTCTTTATCTGGAAGAGCGTGAGCGCCAATGGTTGTCGCCCTGTGCCGCCCTGTCGAGCAACACCCTGGGACGGGCAAAGGCTGAAGAACCGAGTCGGGTACGCACGGAGTTTCAACGCGACAGGGACCGTATCATTCACAGTAAAGCTTTTCGCCGGCTGAAGCATAAAACCCAGGTATTTATTGCGCCTTCGGGCGATCACTATGTTACCCGGCTGACCCATACCCTGGAGGTTTCGCAACTGGCGCGAACGATAACCAGGGCTCTACGCCTTAACGAGGATTTGGCTGAAGCCATAAGTCTCGGTCACGATCTGGGCCACACCCCTTTCGGACATGTGGGTGAAGAGGTATTGAATGAACTGTACCCGGGCGGGTTCAGGCACAATTTACAGAGTCTCAGAGTGGTTGAAACACTTGAAAATAACGGGCAGGGATTGAACCTGACCGCCGAAGTCCGCGACGGCATTCTCAATCATTCCAAAATCCCGGGCAACATCATGGCTTCAGCCGCTGGTAAACCAGCGACTTTGGAAGGTGAGGTATGCCGGCTGGCTGATGCTTTAGCTTACATCAACCACGATATAGGCGACGCGGTCAGAGCTGGCATGATTTCGATATCGGATCTCCCACTTCAGGCGGTGGGGATATTGGGGGAAACTCAATCCAAAATGGTTGACACTATGGTCCGCGACGTCATAACCTTTTCGATCGGTGTATCTGACCTGTCACCGGGATTGCCGGCTAAAATCGGCATGAGTCAGCCGGTTCTTACCGCCTGCAACCAGTTAAGAGATTTTTTGTTCGAGCGGGTGTACCATAACCGCGATCGCAATGCTGAGAGTGCCCGGCTAACGATGAGGAACCTGTATAATTTCTATCTGGAGTCTCCGGAGCGTCTGCCGCCGGAATTCCGTGACTTAAAAGATCCGGCTAGAGGGGTCGTCGACTACATCGCCGGAATGACCGATCAATTCGCTACTCAGACAGCCGCGTCATTTGGTCTTATCTAAATGGATGTCATTAACGAAATAAAATCCCGTGCCGATATAGCGGAACTGGTCAGCCAATACACGACGTTGATCCGGTCCGGCAAATCGTTGAAAGGCCTTTGCCCGTTTCACTCGGAGAAACACGGTAGTTTTTTCGTTTATCCCGAATCCGGCACCTGGCATTGTTTCGGAGCCTGCGCCACCGGCGGCGACATATTTTCATTCCTGATGAAAAAAGAAGGGCTTTCATTCTCGGAAGCGCTCGAAAGGCTGGCCGAAAAATACGGCGTCCCTCTGCCTTCAAGATTCCAACCGGTCCCTGAAACCAGCCATCGGTCGGATCTCTATTCGGTTAATGCAGCCGCCGCCCAATATTTTCATGGCTTACTTTTAAATACCGACGCGGCGGAAAAAGCACGTGCTTATTTACAGAAACGAGGCGTCAATGCCGGATCGATAGACTCTTTCCAATTGGGCTATGCCCTACCCGAATGGCAGGCGCTTAAAGACTATCTCAATAACGCCGGCTACACCGACGAGTTGCTGACCGAGGCGGGGTTGTTGGGCAGAAGCGACTCCGGCCGTTATTACGACAGGTTCCGTGACCAGATCATGTTTCCCATAACGGATATTAAGGGGCATGTCACCGGCTTCGGGGCTCGAGTCCTGGATGATTCGCAACCAAAATATCTGAACTCACCCGAAACACCCCTGTTTTCGAAAAGTTCCACCTTGTATGGCATCAGTCTCGCAGCTACGCCTATCCGCAACGCCGATGCCGCCATCATCGTTGAAGGGTATCTTGATACGATCATCAGTCATCAGTACGGATTCACCAATACGGTGGCATCGATGGGTACCGCCATCAATGAAAAACAGTTACACATCCTGAAAAAATTATCAGCCAATCTTATCCTGGCTCTCGATGCCGACGCGGCGGGCGAGGAAGCGATGGCACGGTGCGTCCCGTTTGAAAACCTGTTGGAACGCGAGATTAAGGTGGTGGTGGCTCCCACTGGTCAGGACCCGGACGAAGTGATTAGAGCCGATGCCGAACACTGGCGCAGGTTGCTGACTTCGGCAACACCCATGGTCGATTTCGTATTTAATAGATCCATTGAATCTGCCGACCTCCACACTGCCATGGGCAAATCAGACCTAGTGACCAAATTGTTACCTGTTGTCGCCGGAATCAACGACCCGGTACGGCGGACGCACTACCTGGCCCTGCTTGCCAGCCGTGTCGGAACAGCAGTATCGGACTTGCAATTCAGCCTGGCTCAACTTAAACTACCGCAGCCCGGAGTTAGAGCAACGGGACAACCTGCCAAGGCCCCTCCAATACGAAATCACCAAACAGAGAATTATTTTCTTTCGATACTCGTAAAACACCCTGAGTTAAGGTCAGTCTGCGCTGGTTTCCGCGGGGAATATCTTGAAAGCATCGAGGATCGGGAAATATACCGCCTTTGTTTGACTTGTGACGAACCCGGATTGTTTAAGACGAGACTCGATCCCGCGGTTTGGCAACGCTTGGAAATCGTGTCGGCTGGACCCGTCGCCGAAGATCGCCTGGCTGACAGGTTAACGGAGTGCGCTCTGCGCTTGGAAGAAAACTACCTGAAAGCCGCTGCCTCCAAAATCAAGGAAATTTTGAACGCCGAAGATAACAGGGGCAGCGCGTCGGAACTGCTTAGATACAAAGAACAGGGACTATCATTAGACAGCCGGCTTGCCGAGCTATATAAACGTAAAGAAGAAAGACGTCGAAGCCCCAGGAGGTAATAAATGGAAAAAGAACGATCTGAAAATTCGATTAACGATGAGGATCTGGAAACCCCGGTTGCGCCGGCGGATGAAGAGGAAGAAAAGGAAGCCGAAGAGGAAACCGGTCCCTCAGGTCCCGGCGACCTTACCGCTGAAGACCTGTCAGCTGAGGCGGAGGCGGAGTCAGACACCATCCCTGAAGGAGCAGAGGCATTGCTGCCCGATTTGGAGATGCCTCTGGAGCAACTCGAGCACGGCATTGTTGACGATCCGGTAAGAATGTATCTCCACGAGATCGGACGAGTACCGCTGCTGAACGCCGAAACAGAAAAAATGCTCGCCAAGAAAATGGAAGAGGGAAAACGCATCCGGGAGATACGGGAGCAGTGCCGCCTGAAGGATGGGCACCCCCCTACCGCGGTGGAAACAATGGTTTGCATGCTTCAAGAGCTGGTGAAGGCGGCTGTAACCGTCAGTATGTTACAAAAACAGCTCGGACTCCCCGTTTCAACCAATTTCAAAGAAGCGGTGTTTTCCCCCAAGCTACGCGCCAGTATTGATCAGGAAATTGATCAGGAACTCACCAAAAGCATCGCTGAAGAACAGGGCGCCCCGGTTTCTCAGATCGAGCAGGCGCTGATCGACCTTTCTCTGAATAGTGACCTCTTACCCAAAAAAGTGCTCGATGGCATTCCCTCCGACATGGAATTGGCCGACATCGATAAACTTGTCGTTGATCCGTCTTTTATCACCCGGCTGGAGCACTACGAACATCAACTCAAAAATTATCTTGATACCGTTGAAATCGAAGCTAAAAAAGCTGAAAGGCACCTGATCCAGGCTAACCTCAGGCTGGTGGTAAGCGTCGCTAAAAAACATATCGGCCGGGGTATGCCGCTGCTCGACCTGATCCAGGAAGGCAACATAGGACTAATAAGAGCGGTCGAGAAATTTGATTTCCATCGTGGGTTCAAGTTCTCAACCTACGCCACCTGGTGGATCCGCCAGGCCATCACCCGCGCTATTGCCGACCAGGCCAGGACGATCCGTATCCCGGTTCACATGGTGGAAACGATCAACAAGCTTTTGTCGGTCTCAAGGTCTCTGTCTCAAAAACTGGGGAGAGAACCCAACCCGGAAGAAATCGCCGTAGAAATGGAACTCCCAGCCGACAAAGTCCGCGAAATCGCAAAAGTCTCCCAGTTGCCGGTGTCGCTGGAGTCTCCCATCGGGGAAGAAGAAGACTCCCACCTTGGGGACTTCATCGAAGACCAAAATGCGCTGCCCCCGCCTGATGCCGCTTCGCGCCAATTACTCAAGGAGCAGATCGATAACGTCCTGGGCAGCCTTACTCCCCGTGAACGCAGAGTGCTGCAACTCCGATTCGGTTTAGAGGACGGCCGAAGCCGAACACTTGAGGAGGTGGGGAAAGAATTCAATGTAACGCGAGAGCGGATCCGTCAGATTGAAGCCAAGGCGCTTCGTAAGCTGAGACACCCCAGCCGAAGCCGGAAGTTGAAGGACTACCTTGAATAGTCGAACGTTACCGCGAAACGGGTTTATCCCAATTTTGTCGGCCAGAAACCGACGTGAACATAGCTGACGATAAGATGTCCAAGTAAAAACACAATCAGAATCAACCAGAAGTAACCGTGCCAGGCATAAAATCGACCATAAAAACCGGTATAAGTTTTGTCTGCGCGGAATACTTTCAGAAGCGATGCAAAGGACCTGCAGTTAGCGAAGGTCGCTGTTATGGAACCAAAGGTACCTACAGCGGCTATTAATATGGCGAGATGAATTCCCGCGTCAGGATCTCCCCGCTTGGGTAAACTGGTATGCATTATGCCAGCCATGACATGGGGAATTAGGAACAATAGGAAAACCCACCAGTATATAGAATGGTAACGGAAGAATACCTTATACGGACGGCTTGCGACCACTGCGCCAAGGTTAATCCGGTTGGCCAGAGACACAAAGGTCCGGCAGGACAAAGCGACGGCTAGAAAACTGGTAAGGGTAAGGAAACCCAAGGCAACGGCAACACGCTCTCCGAAAAGACCCAAATCTCCAGTGACCATGAGCTTCAGTCCAACAGTCCGAAACTTTCCAATACGTGTTGATAGCCATCCGTCATCGAGCTGGCAATGGTCTGATCGCAGGTCATATCGATTTCAATCGCTATTCCACTCTGGACCATGACGGTAATGTAATAATTTGCCGGGCGCGGTTGAAGCGTGGGCTGAACCGGTGCTGTCGTCGTCGGTTGAGCAGTATCCTGCGGACTGGTGGTTCCTGAGCTGTCTGCCGTAAAAAAACATTGCTGGGCGCGGATATCACCGAGCATGATGGGCTGCATGCTAACAATACTAAAATCGGAGAGTGACGATTTGGCATTGTTGACCAGGGCAGTGATCAACTTTTCACTTGTGTTCGTGTCACTCGCCGGATACCAAACATAAATGTAGATTTCGCTATAACCTGACGAACTGTTGAAACTGATCCCAACCTGAGAATTAACAGAATTTTCCATATTCTCCAAATTGAGGTAGATCAGTTTGTAATCCTTGGGATACTCAAAAGTAAAGTGTTGGAACCCTTCCTTGATGTTCATCGCCTGATAATCGCCGCTTGAACTGCATGCCACCGATATCGAAGCGATGATAAAAATGGGGGAAACTATTTTTATTATTCTTCTGACACTTATTAACAAGAAAATCTCCTTATAAGGGCTCAACCACCCGGAGGATGGTTGAGCCCAGAAGTTCATCGATACAGTTAGTAAGCAAACCAGATATTGAACTCTGCCGCATGTTGGAAAAAATACACGATTGACCAGATTATCATGAAGACAAAAAAGGTCCATAGGAAGACAGTCATGCCACCATGGCCTTCATATATGACTCCGCCGTATATATTCGCATGCGCTTGAGTGTCTTCTACTGTATAACCGGAACCACTCCTCATTAACATGTAGACAGAAATCACGGTGAGGAACATCGCTGTCAGGACGACCGTCATGCTGAAATAATGAGCATAAACGTAATCCCCCAGATAAATGTTGCTTAATAGATAAGGGTTCCAATTCATGGCTTTTCACCTTTCCCGGGAGATTGAGTGGATTTGCCATCATCTTCAGGCCGTTTGAAAATTACATACTTGGTTTGTTCAATGTTTTTGAACTGCCCGGTTTTCCAACCCCAAATGAACAAACCCCCAAATATCAGCAGCAATGATACAGTGACTATCGCTTGGGCAATTTGTGCCTCATTCAATACTTTATCCCCCTTTCATTAAGTTCACAGCGAATGGATCGGTGTATAACGGCGCCCATTTGCTATTATAATCGTCCGGTTTCGAAAACGATTGTTCGTACAATATCACCTGGGCAATTTCGATGTCCGTTAAATCTTCCTTCCACGGAGGCATATTGGTCGTCTCGACACCTTCCGTTACTTTCCAAACCCAACGACCATAGTTGGTAAAATCGCCGCCGCTTTCTTCAAAGTTTGCCGGTTCAGGTTGGATGTATCCGGTACCCGCGGTGACTATCGAAGCTGGTCCATCACCATGGCCGTCATCTCCATGGCACTGGGCACAATAGATTGCATACAACCCTTTCCCTTTATTGAAATCCTGTTCGGTTCCCGGGATTAACGGCTTTGGATGATGTTGGGCATCAAAATCATCGCCTTCTTGATCCGAAACGTCTCCTGACACCGTGCGTACGGCGCCGGGACCAATGACAAAACTCATCTCATAAGTCATTATCTTGAAGATATCATCATCGCTGACAGTCCACCCCCACGGAGGCATAGCTGTCCCAGGTACTCCTTCATGGATCCTCCAGAAATGCATCGCATCCCCGCCGGCATCCGCAAACAGAGCAATGCGTTCATGCAGGTTTGCCGGATGGGCTAATGTTTGCCTCGCGTATGGTCCCATACCGTTACCGGAATCACCGTGGCATGGCAGACATTTTTGAGCGAAAAGAGTTTTACCTTGCTCAAAGATGTCTGCCCATTGTTTGCCAAGAGACTCAGGCCCAGTGTACGTTTGGGTTTCAGGATCATAATACGACGCAACTTGCATCATCAAAGGAACGTGCGGATTGCTTATTAATGAAAATTCATAAGGCACTGGGGCATAAAAACCCGATGGATCCAGGTCTTCTCCACCTAACGACTGCAAATAGGCGGCTAGATTATTCAGATCTGTGTCACTCATCCAGGCAAAAGACGGCATTATCGATCGAGGTGAACGGCTGCGAGGATTAATCTCGTGTTGGATATCCCACACAGTCGGTCTTTTGCCTCCGATCTGCCCGAGACTCGGCCCTGTCCGTTCGGTTCCCAGGAAATTGGGTACCGAAAAATAGAAATCGCCTGCCTGTGACGTGTAGCCCATTGCCCAATCCTGAGGCCTTATGAACTGGTTGTGACAGTATTCGCAACCGTTTGCCTTATAGACCAGTAATCCAGCCTGCTGAGCTTCTGTCAAAGGCTGAGCCCGCATTGAGGGAGCGTCAGCTGCATACATGTACGACATTACGAGAAAGGTGAAAGACATCAACAGGAAACCCGTCAAACCACCGATAGTAATTATCGGAACGTTGATCTTTTCCTGGCTGGTATTCATCCATTTCGAATGAGATTTGGCACTGACACCCTCGATAAGTTCGGGAATTTCAGCCTTGAAGGGGACACGGCTTTTCCACCAGGTCATGAATATTGTAATCGCAAAAATATAGGCGCCAAGGATGATGATGCCGCCCCCGATCGCGCGCCAGATAAAGCTGATACGTAAAGCAGGTAATGTTTCGACCACATTCAGGTGCATCCACCAGTCGCCGCTGGCAATCAGGCCGCTGACCACCATCGATGAGAAGAATGTGAGGAAGCCCAGAAACGCCACCCACCAGGTAGTGCGCATCGAAAGCTTGCCTCCCCACAATTGCTTACCCCAGATCTGGGGTAATAACCAGAATATACCTCCAACGCATAAGAATCCGAATCCACCGAGCAGAGCGAGGTGGTCGTGGCTTATCGTCCACTGGTTGAAGTGTAGATAAGCGTTGGTGCTACGCAGTCCCTGCAGGGTTCCCTGGATCGACGTTAATACGTACATCACAAACCCGGCAAAAATGAACTGGAGCACGGTACTCTGAGTTAGTTTGTGCCACGACCCGCGCATAGTCAGTCCTATATTAGTCATGAAAGCCAGGACGGGCACCATCATCAACACTGTCATCACTACAGAAACGGTTTTCAGCCACTCAGGTATTGGCGATTGGAGCAAATGATGGCCGCCGACGCCGGTGTAGATTAAGGCGATGCTGAAGAAACTGATGATGGAAAGCAGGTGCGAATATAGCGGACGATTGAGCAGTCTTGGTATAAAATAGTACCAGGCGGGAATGCCCAGCGTGGTGAACCATAATCCCAAAACGTTGTGGCCGTAATACCAGTTGAAAATGCCATCCAGAGTTCCGTTCAAAGCGCCCGTTGCTGGATGCCACATGACATTGCCGACAAAATACACGATGGGGAACCACAGCGTGGTTCCCATGTAGTACCACAGAGAAACGTAGAGTTTCGGTTCTCTTCTGGTGAGTATCGTGCCCCAGATATTGTAAATGTTAAGGAAAAGGCATGCCATGACTGCAATATCGATAGCCCAGGGCAACTCGGCGTATTCTCGTCCCTGGCTGCCGCCTAACATGATCCAGATAATTCCGGCCAGGATTCCGAAGTTCCAGAGAAATGGCGTAAACATCGCGACCTTGGCTTTGTAGAGGCCGCGCGCGCACATGCGAGGTACTGTCCAGAACATAATTCCTAGCAACCCGGAAGAAAGAAAACCGAACAGGACGCCGTTTACGTGGGATGGCCTGATGCGCCCAAACGTATCCCAAGCTGATTCGCTCAGGAAGTCGGGAAAGAAAAATTTAATCGCAAGAAGCAGGCCGAAGGATGTGAAAAATGGGAACCACAGGGTGGCAAATATAAACCATATCTTGGCGACCTTATCGGTTTCTTTGAATTCGCTTTCGGGGGGAACGGCGACCTGTTTGACCTCTTCTGCGTGCGCGCTCATATCGTTTCAATCTCCCCTTAATTCACTTGACAGTTATCGTTATCCATACTGCCGAGTAATTTTCCATTGGTGTGTTGTCATTGTTAACCACTTGAACCGCCAATATATGTTCTCCAGGCTGGACATTTAACCAAATGTAGGATAACTGTGAGGAAGTTGCGTATTGTCCAGAACCTGGGATAGCCGCAGCAGACGTGACAACGGGCGGCATTACATCTAGGTAATAAATGAGGTGTCCTTCGCCGGGCACGTTTTCCTGACCCACTTTATCGACCAAATCAACGGATTCGACATAGGCTTTGATCGTGATGTCGCCGCTAGCCAATACTGATCCATAGGCTGGAGAGAGCAACAATACTTGAGGTTGTATTGGATATAAAGGCTCAGTCGGCTGGCACGAACACAGAGGCACAGCAGCTAAAAAAAGGACTCCAATCAGGATCACGAATACCTTCCTCATCCGCTCCCTCCTACGGCAAGTTGAGTTATCATCATTCTAAATCGTTTGAATCGAAGTGCAATTAGTACAATTACGTAATTGGGGATGCGTGAAAGTACGTATTTGAAGGTAGGTAGTTAAATCTTCGATTCATTCATAAGACCATTTTATAAATATTCAGCAAATTGACCGAACCCGATTGTTTATCTGGTTCCTTTGCGCCTCCCTGCGAATGATATCAATGGTGGTTGTAACCGGCAGGCCCATGCTAAAATCACTCACGAGGTATATACGCGTTGATTCCAGTCCGTCTTAAAATGCGAAATTTCCTCCCGTACCGCGGGGATTTAGCCAGTATTTCCTTTGACGGCATCCATTTGGCATGTATAACCGGCGACAATGGGTCTGGAAAATCTTCGATAATCGATGCCATGACCTGGGCTCTCTGGGGAAAATCCCGGCTTCGAAGTAAAACCACGTCAGATGATGATCTGATAACCCAGGGAGAGACCGAAACTGAGATCACGTTTGATTTCCGCACCGGCGATGGCCAGATCTACAGGGTCGCGCGGCGGAGGGCTAAACCGAAAAAGCCTGGCACCTCAGGTCAGAGCACCTTGAACTTATTCCTTGGTCCTCAGGAAGGCTTTAGAAATATCTCCGGCAATACGATTTCTGAAACCGAAGAAAAGATTAATAATATCCTTCACCTTGAGTACGAAACATTTGTGAGCAGCGCCTATCTCAAACAGGGCGAAGCTGATCATTTCACCGAACTTCGGCCTAACGAACGCAAAGATATTCTCGTCGGTATTCTCGGTTTGGACATCTACGATGACCTGTCACAAAAAGCCAGGGACAAGGCAAATGAAGCGACGGCTGCCAAAAACATGATAGGCACCGGCATCGAACTTGAGCAAAAGCAGCTTGAGCGTAAGCCGGAACTGGAATCCGCTTTAAGCTCCACTCAAAAACGCCTTTCGGAGACGAACAGATTGTTATCCGAAGCTCGTCTAACCCTGGATAGTTTAAGATCATCCTGGCAATTGATCCAAACCCGAGAACAAATGCTGCGTCAAGCCGATTTAGCGGTAAGAGATATTGAAACCGACTTAAAGTTGAGAAACAATGATCTGTTGGAGATAGAAAAACGGATCAAAATTCATCAGGCGATTGCCGATGGCAAGCCTGAGGTCATTGAAGGTTATTCCCGGCTTCAATCGGCGCGCCAGGCGAACGAGGACAATCACCGGAAACTCACTGAATTACGAGCCCTTGAGCAACAACTCCGTAAACTTGAGCAACAGATCTCCGAATCCCGTCACCTTCTTGTAAACAAACAATCGGCGTGGCAGGCGAAGTTCGACGAGTTGTCAGCCAAGGCGATCAAATCGAGCGTGTTAAAGCGTTCGCTGGATGACATTAAATTGGAACTTGAGAAACTTAAAACGAGGGAAATTCAATTCGAGAATGAGACCATTCGCCTTCAAGCAATCAAGATCGAGTTGGCTGCGCTTGATGCTGAAGAGGAAGGCGAGGTCCGCCGATTGGCAGAAATAGCGGAAAAAACCGGGCTGCTCGCTACGGCAGGTGAACCAGCGGCATGCCCGTTGTGTGAAGCTGAACTCCGTGAAGAACGATTGGAAATGGTGCGATCAAAATTCTCTGACGAACGCAAAGCTGCGCAAGCTGCGTTAGCCCGGCTGGCCGATGCA
It contains:
- a CDS encoding deoxyguanosinetriphosphate triphosphohydrolase; its protein translation is MTNPSDIRLYLEERERQWLSPCAALSSNTLGRAKAEEPSRVRTEFQRDRDRIIHSKAFRRLKHKTQVFIAPSGDHYVTRLTHTLEVSQLARTITRALRLNEDLAEAISLGHDLGHTPFGHVGEEVLNELYPGGFRHNLQSLRVVETLENNGQGLNLTAEVRDGILNHSKIPGNIMASAAGKPATLEGEVCRLADALAYINHDIGDAVRAGMISISDLPLQAVGILGETQSKMVDTMVRDVITFSIGVSDLSPGLPAKIGMSQPVLTACNQLRDFLFERVYHNRDRNAESARLTMRNLYNFYLESPERLPPEFRDLKDPARGVVDYIAGMTDQFATQTAASFGLI
- the dnaG gene encoding DNA primase; the encoded protein is MDVINEIKSRADIAELVSQYTTLIRSGKSLKGLCPFHSEKHGSFFVYPESGTWHCFGACATGGDIFSFLMKKEGLSFSEALERLAEKYGVPLPSRFQPVPETSHRSDLYSVNAAAAQYFHGLLLNTDAAEKARAYLQKRGVNAGSIDSFQLGYALPEWQALKDYLNNAGYTDELLTEAGLLGRSDSGRYYDRFRDQIMFPITDIKGHVTGFGARVLDDSQPKYLNSPETPLFSKSSTLYGISLAATPIRNADAAIIVEGYLDTIISHQYGFTNTVASMGTAINEKQLHILKKLSANLILALDADAAGEEAMARCVPFENLLEREIKVVVAPTGQDPDEVIRADAEHWRRLLTSATPMVDFVFNRSIESADLHTAMGKSDLVTKLLPVVAGINDPVRRTHYLALLASRVGTAVSDLQFSLAQLKLPQPGVRATGQPAKAPPIRNHQTENYFLSILVKHPELRSVCAGFRGEYLESIEDREIYRLCLTCDEPGLFKTRLDPAVWQRLEIVSAGPVAEDRLADRLTECALRLEENYLKAAASKIKEILNAEDNRGSASELLRYKEQGLSLDSRLAELYKRKEERRRSPRR
- the rpoD gene encoding RNA polymerase sigma factor RpoD, translating into MEKERSENSINDEDLETPVAPADEEEEKEAEEETGPSGPGDLTAEDLSAEAEAESDTIPEGAEALLPDLEMPLEQLEHGIVDDPVRMYLHEIGRVPLLNAETEKMLAKKMEEGKRIREIREQCRLKDGHPPTAVETMVCMLQELVKAAVTVSMLQKQLGLPVSTNFKEAVFSPKLRASIDQEIDQELTKSIAEEQGAPVSQIEQALIDLSLNSDLLPKKVLDGIPSDMELADIDKLVVDPSFITRLEHYEHQLKNYLDTVEIEAKKAERHLIQANLRLVVSVAKKHIGRGMPLLDLIQEGNIGLIRAVEKFDFHRGFKFSTYATWWIRQAITRAIADQARTIRIPVHMVETINKLLSVSRSLSQKLGREPNPEEIAVEMELPADKVREIAKVSQLPVSLESPIGEEEDSHLGDFIEDQNALPPPDAASRQLLKEQIDNVLGSLTPRERRVLQLRFGLEDGRSRTLEEVGKEFNVTRERIRQIEAKALRKLRHPSRSRKLKDYLE
- a CDS encoding cbb3-type cytochrome oxidase assembly protein, which translates into the protein MNEAQIAQAIVTVSLLLIFGGLFIWGWKTGQFKNIEQTKYVIFKRPEDDGKSTQSPGKGEKP
- a CDS encoding cbb3-type cytochrome c oxidase subunit I — its product is MSAHAEEVKQVAVPPESEFKETDKVAKIWFIFATLWFPFFTSFGLLLAIKFFFPDFLSESAWDTFGRIRPSHVNGVLFGFLSSGLLGIMFWTVPRMCARGLYKAKVAMFTPFLWNFGILAGIIWIMLGGSQGREYAELPWAIDIAVMACLFLNIYNIWGTILTRREPKLYVSLWYYMGTTLWFPIVYFVGNVMWHPATGALNGTLDGIFNWYYGHNVLGLWFTTLGIPAWYYFIPRLLNRPLYSHLLSIISFFSIALIYTGVGGHHLLQSPIPEWLKTVSVVMTVLMMVPVLAFMTNIGLTMRGSWHKLTQSTVLQFIFAGFVMYVLTSIQGTLQGLRSTNAYLHFNQWTISHDHLALLGGFGFLCVGGIFWLLPQIWGKQLWGGKLSMRTTWWVAFLGFLTFFSSMVVSGLIASGDWWMHLNVVETLPALRISFIWRAIGGGIIILGAYIFAITIFMTWWKSRVPFKAEIPELIEGVSAKSHSKWMNTSQEKINVPIITIGGLTGFLLMSFTFLVMSYMYAADAPSMRAQPLTEAQQAGLLVYKANGCEYCHNQFIRPQDWAMGYTSQAGDFYFSVPNFLGTERTGPSLGQIGGKRPTVWDIQHEINPRSRSPRSIMPSFAWMSDTDLNNLAAYLQSLGGEDLDPSGFYAPVPYEFSLISNPHVPLMMQVASYYDPETQTYTGPESLGKQWADIFEQGKTLFAQKCLPCHGDSGNGMGPYARQTLAHPANLHERIALFADAGGDAMHFWRIHEGVPGTAMPPWGWTVSDDDIFKIMTYEMSFVIGPGAVRTVSGDVSDQEGDDFDAQHHPKPLIPGTEQDFNKGKGLYAIYCAQCHGDDGHGDGPASIVTAGTGYIQPEPANFEESGGDFTNYGRWVWKVTEGVETTNMPPWKEDLTDIEIAQVILYEQSFSKPDDYNSKWAPLYTDPFAVNLMKGG
- a CDS encoding AAA family ATPase; translation: MRNFLPYRGDLASISFDGIHLACITGDNGSGKSSIIDAMTWALWGKSRLRSKTTSDDDLITQGETETEITFDFRTGDGQIYRVARRRAKPKKPGTSGQSTLNLFLGPQEGFRNISGNTISETEEKINNILHLEYETFVSSAYLKQGEADHFTELRPNERKDILVGILGLDIYDDLSQKARDKANEATAAKNMIGTGIELEQKQLERKPELESALSSTQKRLSETNRLLSEARLTLDSLRSSWQLIQTREQMLRQADLAVRDIETDLKLRNNDLLEIEKRIKIHQAIADGKPEVIEGYSRLQSARQANEDNHRKLTELRALEQQLRKLEQQISESRHLLVNKQSAWQAKFDELSAKAIKSSVLKRSLDDIKLELEKLKTREIQFENETIRLQAIKIELAALDAEEEGEVRRLAEIAEKTGLLATAGEPAACPLCEAELREERLEMVRSKFSDERKAAQAALARLADAKSDKSRELTELEHHLSSESSVKSEFVRLSRLEAQLQAELSEAESASKRLPEGEKQIAAIRLQIEKGDFASEERKTLEVIEQKILGIGYDAQAHLLIQAQVKELEPFENRHQELKQAENLLVQETADLDKGTGAVIELERRLAKRILEADEQRQLLAQTPSVKAQEITDAEESVKSLVASVNAESERVGSLKQALEHLASLEISLTRKAAELKQYAADESIYKELQTSFGKNGIQAALIESAVPEMESEANRLLAKMTDNRMSLKLEMQRSTKKGEIAETFDIKIADELGTRDYDLFSGGEAFRINFALRLALSKLLAHRAGAPLRTLIIDEGFGTQDAAGIEKLKEAIASIQDQFDCVLVITHIEEFKDAFPARIEVFKTADGSDLRINYN